A single window of Candidatus Krumholzibacteriia bacterium DNA harbors:
- the cmoA gene encoding carboxy-S-adenosyl-L-methionine synthase CmoA, translating to MTESSRDGIFAVQRRAQDFDFGRETAAVFDDMLDRSVPFYQEIQRMVAELAADFAAPGTNVYDLGCSTCTSFLHLDRILPPEVEVRFVGVDSSSDMLEQAQTKLRRHGFRHPFELQCRDLGLGVPIENASVVLLVLTLQFVRPLYRERLIRSIREGLAPNGCLILVEKVLGESSTFNRLFIDHYYELKKRNGYTDLEIAQKREALENVLVPYRLEENKELLRKSGFSQVDIFFKWYNFCAILAMQ from the coding sequence ATGACGGAGAGTTCGCGGGACGGGATCTTCGCGGTGCAACGCCGGGCGCAGGACTTCGACTTCGGCCGGGAGACCGCCGCGGTCTTCGACGACATGCTGGACCGATCGGTGCCGTTCTACCAGGAGATCCAACGCATGGTGGCGGAGCTGGCCGCCGACTTCGCCGCCCCGGGCACCAACGTCTACGATCTCGGCTGCTCCACCTGCACGAGCTTCTTGCACCTGGACCGCATCCTGCCGCCGGAGGTGGAGGTCCGCTTCGTGGGCGTCGATTCCTCCTCGGACATGCTCGAGCAGGCGCAGACCAAGCTGCGGCGGCACGGCTTCCGCCATCCCTTCGAGCTGCAGTGCCGAGACCTCGGGCTCGGCGTGCCGATCGAGAATGCCTCCGTGGTGCTCCTCGTGCTCACCCTGCAGTTCGTCCGCCCTTTGTACCGCGAACGCCTGATCCGCTCGATCCGCGAGGGCCTGGCTCCGAACGGCTGCCTGATCCTGGTCGAGAAGGTCCTCGGCGAGAGCTCCACCTTCAACCGGCTGTTCATCGATCACTACTACGAGCTGAAGAAACGGAACGGTTACACCGACCTCGAGATCGCCCAGAAGCGCGAAGCCTTGGAGAACGTGCTCGTTCCCTACCGCTTGGAGGAGAACAAGGAGCTCTTGCGCAAGTCCGGTTTCAGCCAGGTGGACATTTTCTTCAAGTGGTACAACTTTTGCGCGATCCTGGCGATGCAATGA